A window of the Paraburkholderia sp. ZP32-5 genome harbors these coding sequences:
- a CDS encoding porin, with product MEKKLTRAACAAALAIASIHANAQSSVTIFGLLDVGVTYTSNMGGHSALQFKDGQNSPNIWGLTGTEDIGGGWKTIFMLRDQIVIGTGSILSGQDLWSKTAYVGMKNDRYGTVTLGEQYDFMRDMVKDSPAEISGHLYMYPGGMFTGLAIPGNPSGSFDWSRLTGTPIANSVRYESPKFGGLHFGAMYGFGNVAGSIGAGNGSSFFTSYQHGTFSADAAYTTTKHIGTMGGPDVTIRNAAVGSRYTWGPVFMTALVTTVRNVANGAAAASYSAGAMYHYTPMWSFGFSYMYQKGNGELKNQHSNEIASIADYALSKRTSVYAIGAYQRANDGAHANINGLLGATAASSGPNQAVFRIGLHTRF from the coding sequence TTGGAAAAGAAGTTGACTAGAGCCGCCTGCGCGGCGGCCCTCGCCATTGCGTCGATCCATGCCAATGCCCAAAGCAGTGTCACGATTTTCGGTTTGCTGGATGTCGGCGTGACCTACACCAGCAATATGGGCGGTCATTCGGCGTTGCAGTTCAAGGATGGGCAGAATTCCCCGAACATCTGGGGTTTAACGGGTACCGAGGATATCGGCGGCGGGTGGAAAACCATCTTCATGTTGCGCGACCAGATCGTCATCGGCACAGGCTCCATCCTGTCGGGCCAGGACCTTTGGTCGAAGACCGCCTATGTCGGCATGAAAAACGATCGCTACGGTACTGTGACGCTCGGTGAGCAGTACGACTTCATGCGCGACATGGTGAAGGATTCGCCAGCCGAAATATCCGGACACCTTTATATGTATCCTGGCGGCATGTTCACGGGGCTCGCCATCCCCGGTAACCCATCGGGCAGCTTCGACTGGAGCCGACTGACCGGCACGCCGATCGCCAATTCGGTCAGATATGAATCGCCGAAGTTCGGCGGCCTTCATTTCGGCGCAATGTATGGATTCGGTAACGTCGCGGGCTCGATCGGCGCGGGCAACGGTTCGAGTTTCTTTACCAGCTATCAGCACGGCACGTTCTCGGCCGACGCCGCCTACACGACCACCAAGCATATCGGTACGATGGGCGGCCCGGACGTCACGATCCGCAATGCGGCTGTCGGTTCGCGCTACACGTGGGGCCCGGTCTTCATGACGGCGCTGGTCACGACGGTGCGCAATGTCGCCAACGGTGCGGCCGCGGCATCATACTCGGCCGGCGCGATGTATCACTACACCCCGATGTGGTCGTTCGGCTTCAGCTACATGTATCAGAAGGGCAACGGTGAGCTCAAGAACCAGCATTCGAACGAGATAGCCAGCATCGCCGATTACGCGCTATCCAAACGCACGTCGGTCTATGCGATCGGCGCGTATCAGCGTGCAAACGACGGAGCCCATGCCAACATCAACGGACTGCTCGGTGCCACCGCGGCATCGAGCGGACCGAATCAGGCGGTATTTCGTATTGGCCTGCACACGCGTTTCTGA
- a CDS encoding UbiX family flavin prenyltransferase yields the protein MNGTATRRIVVGITGASGVAYGIRALEVLRQAGIETHLILSKAAELTMTYETDFKSADVRGMASVCYSSGDIGAAISSGSFRTMGMLIVPCSVRTMSEIATGVTGALMSRAADVVLKERRRLVLGVRETPLHSGHLRTLLQLSDMGAVIAPLVPAFYSRPRSLEALVDHTVGRLLDLFDIDTDIVRRWKQE from the coding sequence ATGAACGGCACGGCAACGCGACGCATCGTCGTCGGCATTACCGGTGCGTCAGGTGTCGCATACGGGATTCGAGCGCTCGAGGTGCTCAGACAGGCCGGGATCGAGACGCATCTGATCCTAAGTAAGGCAGCCGAACTGACGATGACGTACGAGACGGATTTCAAGTCCGCCGACGTACGGGGGATGGCGTCCGTGTGCTACTCGTCCGGCGACATCGGCGCGGCGATTTCGTCGGGTTCTTTCCGGACGATGGGCATGCTGATCGTCCCCTGTTCGGTCAGAACCATGAGCGAAATAGCAACCGGCGTGACGGGGGCGCTGATGAGCCGCGCGGCCGACGTTGTATTGAAAGAGCGCCGCCGGCTCGTGCTCGGCGTGCGAGAAACACCGCTGCATAGCGGCCATCTGCGTACCTTGCTACAACTGTCCGACATGGGGGCGGTGATCGCACCGCTCGTGCCGGCGTTCTATTCGCGCCCGCGCTCACTGGAGGCGCTGGTAGACCATACAGTGGGACGCCTGCTTGATCTGTTCGATATCGATACCGACATCGTGAGGCGGTGGAAGCAGGAATAG
- a CDS encoding GlxA family transcriptional regulator, translating to MHIVVLALNGLFDTGLSVTLDAFGAANKLSAKLMGGTPHFDVTIVGVRKRVLSHQGMVIPVQPIVPDLKPEWVIVPALPPKAPDELIAALERPDTVRAMTQLVQWQSEGTRVAASCVGTFILAEAGLLDFRESTTNWSLAPFFRQRYPNVQLDESRMLVPTDIGVTAGAAMGHLDLALWLIRSVSPELASLVSRYLLADIRSSQAPYIIPNHLAQADPLIQRFEQWSRKNLKSGFSLQDAASALATSSRSLQRRCQEVLGKSPLAYFQDLRVEHAQSLLRSGRLDLESIATEVGYGDGATLRALLRQRLGRGVRELRADLL from the coding sequence ATGCACATTGTCGTCCTCGCCCTCAACGGACTCTTCGATACAGGGCTCTCCGTCACGCTCGACGCCTTCGGCGCGGCCAACAAACTGTCGGCCAAATTGATGGGCGGAACGCCTCACTTCGACGTCACGATCGTCGGCGTACGGAAGCGTGTGCTGTCGCACCAGGGCATGGTGATACCCGTGCAGCCGATCGTCCCCGATCTGAAGCCCGAGTGGGTCATCGTTCCTGCGTTGCCGCCCAAAGCGCCGGACGAGTTGATCGCCGCGCTCGAACGGCCGGACACGGTTCGCGCGATGACGCAGCTGGTGCAATGGCAATCGGAAGGCACGCGTGTCGCCGCTTCGTGTGTCGGGACTTTCATTCTTGCGGAAGCGGGGCTGCTCGATTTCCGCGAATCGACAACCAACTGGTCGCTCGCGCCGTTCTTTCGGCAGCGCTATCCGAACGTTCAGCTCGACGAATCGCGCATGCTGGTCCCCACTGACATCGGTGTGACAGCCGGCGCGGCAATGGGACATCTCGATCTCGCGCTGTGGTTGATCCGCTCGGTCAGCCCCGAACTGGCGTCGCTCGTTTCGCGCTACCTGCTCGCCGATATACGTTCATCGCAGGCGCCTTACATCATTCCGAATCACCTCGCTCAGGCCGACCCGCTGATTCAACGCTTCGAGCAGTGGTCGAGGAAAAACCTCAAGTCGGGCTTCTCGCTGCAGGACGCCGCGAGCGCGCTCGCAACCAGCTCGCGTTCGTTGCAGCGGCGCTGTCAGGAGGTGCTGGGCAAATCGCCGCTCGCGTACTTTCAGGACCTGCGCGTCGAGCACGCACAATCGCTGCTTCGCAGCGGCCGTCTCGATCTGGAATCGATCGCGACCGAGGTCGGTTATGGCGATGGCGCAACGTTGCGTGCGCTATTGCGGCAACGGCTGGGACGTGGGGTGCGTGAACTTCGGGCAGACCTGCTCTGA
- a CDS encoding MFS transporter, producing MDRRLLVLALGMFALGTDSFVMAGVLPEIARSFDVSIGAAGQMTTVYSVAYAILSPVLATLAASVPRKRLLLIALTLFVIANLGTAFAPSFGFALATRALAGLGAAMFSPTAMGAAPMIVPPERRGIALAVVLTGLTVATATGAPIGTIIGGLGNWHWTMIYVAALAAMSGLGVATLLSEIPKLPPISMAKRLAPLADARVGLTLISTLLFFTGVFTVYTYFAVVFDRAIGGNPAILSAALVAWGLSGVVSNIIVGRLIDRVGTRRVLIALLAIVFVDFLMVRWAGASPWTALPIIILWGGCGWAILVPQQHRIIHIAPTVAPILLGLNNSATFLGATAAGVIGAAGIQLVGAHKLGYVGAIFVAAALVTSELAARKIAAVHRADTAAQRSIAAVATPSEPA from the coding sequence ATGGATCGACGATTACTGGTTTTAGCTCTCGGTATGTTCGCACTCGGCACGGACAGTTTTGTGATGGCCGGCGTATTGCCTGAGATTGCACGCAGTTTCGATGTGAGCATCGGCGCCGCGGGACAAATGACGACCGTCTATTCCGTCGCGTACGCGATACTTTCGCCGGTGCTTGCCACGCTGGCCGCGAGCGTTCCGCGCAAGCGTCTGTTGCTGATTGCGCTGACGCTGTTCGTCATCGCCAATCTCGGCACCGCGTTCGCGCCGAGCTTTGGCTTTGCGCTGGCGACACGGGCTCTCGCTGGCCTCGGCGCAGCGATGTTCTCGCCGACCGCAATGGGCGCGGCACCGATGATCGTGCCGCCGGAGCGCAGAGGAATCGCGCTCGCAGTCGTGTTGACCGGATTGACCGTTGCAACTGCAACGGGCGCGCCTATCGGCACGATCATCGGCGGTCTGGGCAACTGGCACTGGACGATGATTTACGTCGCGGCGCTCGCCGCGATGTCGGGCCTTGGTGTCGCGACTCTGCTGTCCGAGATACCCAAGCTGCCGCCGATCTCGATGGCAAAGCGGCTCGCGCCTCTCGCGGATGCGCGCGTCGGCCTGACGCTCATCTCGACGTTGCTGTTCTTCACCGGTGTCTTCACGGTTTACACCTATTTTGCAGTGGTATTCGATCGGGCCATCGGCGGCAATCCGGCGATACTGAGCGCCGCACTGGTCGCGTGGGGGCTCTCGGGTGTCGTGTCCAACATCATCGTCGGCCGGCTGATCGATCGGGTCGGCACGCGCCGCGTATTGATCGCGTTGCTGGCCATCGTGTTCGTGGACTTCCTGATGGTGCGCTGGGCCGGTGCCAGTCCGTGGACGGCGCTGCCCATCATCATCCTGTGGGGCGGTTGCGGCTGGGCTATCCTCGTGCCTCAACAACATCGCATCATCCATATCGCGCCGACGGTGGCGCCGATTCTGCTGGGCCTGAACAATTCCGCGACGTTCCTCGGCGCGACGGCCGCGGGTGTCATCGGCGCGGCCGGCATTCAACTGGTCGGCGCGCATAAGCTGGGGTACGTGGGCGCGATTTTCGTCGCCGCGGCATTGGTTACGTCGGAACTCGCGGCACGGAAGATCGCGGCGGTTCATCGCGCGGATACCGCTGCCCAGCGTTCGATAGCTGCTGTCGCTACGCCATCGGAGCCTGCATAG
- a CDS encoding muconolactone Delta-isomerase family protein, producing the protein MKVAFARGIAALGLFFLASTSGFAQSLATSPTTRILAIGTINPGVDPAQVRAILPTEVRKTVDLYLEGKIDQWYALQGRMGVVFILNVTDEAAARDMLERLPLGQAHLMSFTLSPLAPLTPLRALPGMAESPSQ; encoded by the coding sequence ATGAAAGTTGCTTTTGCTCGCGGCATCGCCGCACTGGGTCTGTTTTTTCTGGCCTCCACTTCCGGGTTCGCGCAGTCCCTTGCGACCTCACCCACTACGCGGATTCTCGCCATCGGTACGATCAACCCGGGCGTCGATCCGGCCCAGGTGCGCGCGATCCTGCCCACTGAAGTTCGCAAGACGGTCGATCTCTATCTGGAAGGGAAAATCGATCAGTGGTACGCGCTTCAGGGACGCATGGGTGTGGTGTTCATCCTGAACGTGACCGACGAAGCCGCCGCTCGCGACATGCTCGAACGGCTGCCGTTGGGCCAAGCTCACCTGATGAGCTTCACACTGTCGCCGCTCGCTCCGCTGACGCCGTTGCGGGCATTGCCAGGGATGGCTGAGAGTCCATCGCAGTGA
- a CDS encoding glutathione S-transferase family protein: MSVHQQGSTSVLELHGARTGNCLRAAIALNEAGLSYRIHHVDLRGGEQRSEPHLALNPRGKVPVLVIPATLATPMRVITQSNAILFYAAEHSGGRLLPAEGNWQRTTALEAFFHFTTDVIALNGAAFGLQKQGHADAAAELTDRYLAAIDASECLLSDAGFMGSDDFSIADIAAFTIIQAVNTHVAWTRLPRLSAWRDRIAERPAVRDGTRAFDKT; this comes from the coding sequence ATGAGCGTCCATCAACAAGGCTCGACCTCCGTCCTTGAACTTCACGGCGCAAGGACCGGCAACTGTCTGCGCGCAGCTATCGCGCTGAACGAAGCGGGTCTGTCGTACCGCATCCATCACGTCGACCTTCGCGGTGGAGAACAACGCAGCGAGCCGCATCTTGCGCTCAATCCGCGCGGCAAGGTGCCGGTGCTGGTCATCCCCGCCACGCTCGCGACTCCGATGCGGGTGATCACTCAATCGAATGCGATCCTTTTTTACGCCGCTGAACATTCGGGCGGCCGGCTGCTGCCGGCCGAAGGCAACTGGCAGCGCACCACGGCGTTGGAAGCGTTTTTCCACTTCACGACCGACGTCATCGCGCTGAACGGCGCCGCCTTCGGCCTGCAGAAGCAAGGTCACGCCGATGCGGCGGCCGAGCTGACCGATCGATACCTCGCGGCGATCGACGCGTCGGAATGCCTGCTGAGCGACGCTGGGTTCATGGGCAGCGATGATTTCTCGATTGCGGACATCGCCGCCTTCACGATCATTCAGGCCGTCAACACGCATGTAGCGTGGACACGGCTGCCACGTCTGTCGGCCTGGCGCGACCGGATCGCCGAGCGGCCCGCTGTTCGCGATGGAACGCGGGCATTCGATAAAACCTGA
- a CDS encoding class I SAM-dependent methyltransferase codes for MSKEANVNPHYERGSLVERLEAALAADGFDTRPPRPEDLAALDQFHSRGLDATVELAQALDLDSTTRVLDIGSGLGGPSRYLAATYGCNVHGIDLSQSFVDAATFLAAKTGLGDRVSYQCANALSLPFEAEAFDVAWTQHVAMNIADRATLYSEAFRVLRPGGRFAIFDVVAASDEPLHYPVPWAPGPETSFVVTVERMRDVLLEAGFSIASWTDSTAAGLAWFAQRREREQQQAMPALGLHVVMGPGFREMTGNLARNLREGRAALIQAILLKP; via the coding sequence ATGAGTAAAGAAGCAAACGTGAACCCACACTACGAGCGCGGCAGTCTGGTCGAGCGCCTCGAAGCCGCCCTCGCGGCAGACGGGTTCGACACCAGGCCGCCACGCCCCGAAGACCTTGCAGCACTGGATCAGTTTCACTCGCGCGGCCTCGACGCGACCGTGGAACTCGCGCAAGCGCTCGATCTCGACAGCACGACTCGCGTGCTCGATATCGGCTCGGGTCTCGGTGGACCGTCGCGCTATCTCGCGGCCACTTACGGCTGCAACGTGCACGGTATCGACCTCAGCCAGTCCTTCGTCGATGCCGCGACTTTTCTCGCCGCCAAAACCGGCCTCGGCGATCGGGTCAGCTATCAATGCGCGAATGCGCTGTCGCTTCCGTTCGAAGCGGAAGCCTTCGATGTCGCATGGACGCAGCACGTCGCGATGAATATCGCCGATCGCGCGACGCTCTACAGCGAAGCATTCCGCGTGCTGCGCCCCGGCGGCCGATTTGCGATCTTCGACGTGGTCGCCGCATCGGATGAGCCGTTGCACTATCCGGTGCCGTGGGCGCCCGGGCCCGAAACGAGTTTCGTCGTGACGGTGGAGCGGATGCGTGACGTACTGCTTGAAGCCGGCTTCAGCATCGCGTCCTGGACCGACTCCACTGCCGCCGGCCTCGCGTGGTTCGCGCAGCGACGCGAACGCGAACAACAGCAGGCCATGCCCGCACTCGGCCTTCACGTCGTGATGGGCCCGGGATTTCGCGAGATGACCGGCAACCTTGCCCGCAATCTGCGCGAAGGACGAGCGGCGCTGATTCAGGCTATTCTGCTCAAGCCTTGA
- a CDS encoding AraC family transcriptional regulator: MDLLMDLVSRLLTLMPVTGTLDTHCQFGAAWRIDGRATVGREIAWHVLLSGTAILEDDDGPLVRMEAGDVVLFPAGRAHVLHDGSGKAASAPIFIQEAGFGVARNGSDSASGAAAELLCGRFLLPSAPRQLLREYLPERVLVRGRSLTSVLPVDDQLARVIQLMHEEVARRRPGCKAVINHLCGALFVLALRFASNDLDAPRSLLALTNQPHLRPAIDAMFDEPSKPWTLPDLAALCRQSRATFMRNFNEASGRSASDLLMEIRMAIAARCLAQTELTIGTIGMEVGYWSKAAFHRAFKRYAGVTPAQWRQTYADEHPASRRTMIRQEVASA, from the coding sequence ATGGATCTGCTCATGGACCTGGTGAGCCGGCTGCTTACGTTGATGCCCGTCACCGGCACGCTCGATACACATTGTCAGTTCGGCGCGGCGTGGCGTATCGATGGCCGCGCCACCGTCGGGCGCGAGATCGCATGGCATGTGCTGCTTTCAGGCACCGCAATACTCGAAGACGATGACGGACCGCTGGTGCGAATGGAAGCGGGCGATGTCGTGTTGTTTCCGGCGGGCCGAGCGCATGTGCTGCACGACGGCAGCGGAAAGGCCGCGAGCGCGCCGATATTTATTCAGGAAGCCGGCTTTGGCGTCGCCCGTAACGGCAGCGATAGCGCCAGCGGCGCGGCGGCGGAGCTATTGTGCGGACGCTTTCTGCTGCCATCCGCGCCGCGGCAGTTGCTGAGGGAATACTTGCCGGAGCGAGTGCTCGTCCGTGGCAGGTCACTCACTTCGGTACTGCCGGTGGACGATCAGCTCGCCCGCGTGATTCAACTGATGCACGAAGAAGTCGCGCGACGCAGGCCGGGCTGCAAAGCCGTCATCAATCACCTGTGCGGCGCATTGTTCGTATTGGCACTTCGTTTCGCGAGCAACGATCTCGACGCCCCACGGAGTCTGCTCGCGCTGACGAACCAGCCGCATCTGCGGCCGGCCATCGACGCGATGTTCGATGAGCCCAGCAAACCGTGGACCCTGCCCGATCTGGCCGCGCTATGCCGCCAGTCGCGCGCGACGTTCATGCGGAATTTCAACGAGGCGAGCGGCAGATCCGCGAGCGACCTGCTGATGGAAATCCGCATGGCGATCGCCGCGCGTTGCCTCGCTCAGACCGAACTCACGATTGGAACGATCGGCATGGAAGTGGGTTACTGGTCGAAGGCGGCATTTCATCGGGCGTTCAAGCGCTATGCCGGTGTCACGCCCGCGCAGTGGCGACAGACTTACGCCGACGAACATCCCGCTTCACGTCGGACGATGATCCGGCAGGAAGTCGCATCCGCGTGA
- a CDS encoding SgcJ/EcaC family oxidoreductase — MKASIAVVAVLVIALCGCAANQGTSNGASAARTETCKATSEQEIAALFDRWNASLQTGDPHKVVANYAQQSILLATVSNQPRVTVAEKEDYFRHFLQDRPSGKIDFRYIELGCNSAVDAGLYTFTFARTGTVVKARYTYTYHWDGAQWLITSHHSSAMPEKP; from the coding sequence ATGAAGGCATCTATCGCTGTCGTTGCAGTCCTCGTGATCGCGCTGTGCGGATGTGCCGCGAATCAGGGCACGTCGAACGGTGCGTCGGCAGCGCGTACGGAAACCTGCAAGGCCACCTCGGAGCAGGAGATCGCGGCGTTGTTCGATCGCTGGAATGCGTCGCTGCAAACCGGCGATCCGCACAAGGTGGTCGCCAACTATGCGCAGCAGTCGATTCTTCTGGCGACGGTGTCGAACCAGCCGCGCGTGACCGTCGCCGAGAAGGAAGACTATTTCCGCCATTTCCTGCAGGACCGCCCGTCCGGGAAGATCGATTTCCGCTACATCGAACTGGGGTGCAATTCAGCCGTGGACGCTGGGCTCTACACGTTCACGTTCGCCAGAACCGGTACGGTGGTGAAGGCTCGTTACACGTACACGTATCATTGGGATGGCGCGCAATGGCTGATTACGAGCCATCACTCGTCGGCAATGCCAGAAAAGCCATGA